The Yersinia entomophaga nucleotide sequence TAATTTCCCCGGTGCCCCCGGGGTTTTTTTTTGCCTGTTATTTAGTGTAATTATTTGCGAACGTTTTTAGTCGCTGAGCCTTATTTTAGATAAAGATGACTTAGGCCCAAAATAATTGAAATTTAATCTGTTTATTTGAACGCTAAATAACAATAGGCGGAGAAGGAAAATAGATTTATGAGGAGTAAAAAAAAGACCACGCATTTTCCAAGTGTATTTTACGACTTAGAGAAGGGTGGTCTGATACTCGGATCTGATGAATCAGATCTTATTTTTTGTCGTGCAAAGTCTCATCTTCACGGCAATCGCCGCCTTCACAGTGACCGTATAAATACAGGCTGTGATTCGTCAGCTTGATACCGTGCTGAGTTGCGATTTCACGTTGGCGGACTTCAATGGATTCATCGCTGAACTCGATCACTTTGCCACAATCCAGGCAAATCAGGTGATCGTGATGATGCTGTTGGGTCAGTTCAAAGACAGACTTGCCACCTTCGAAATTATGGCGGGTGACAATACCGGCGTCGTCAAACTGGTTAAGTACGCGGTAAACCGTGGCCAGACCAATCTCTTCACCCATATCGATCAGCTTTTTATAAAGATCTTCCGCACTGACGTGATGGCAATCTGGCTTTTGCAGCACTTCCAAAATCTTCAGGCGCGGAAGCGTTACCTTAAGGCCAGCGTTCTTTAATGCTCTGTTGTTGTCAGTCATGCGGATTCAGTCCTGTTACTTTGTTATTCAAATTGAGGCTGTTCAGCCTATGACATCGGTAGGCACAAAAATATAATTGCGTCTCATTATAGAACCGGTAGCTCAAAATGAAAACCGTAGGTTATTAACAAAGATATAATTGCACACTTTGCAAGATTAATCATGCAGCGTATTGATGAACGGGGAGAACAGATAGCCCTAGTGTACAGTGATGGCGACGGAACTTACAAATTTAAAACTGTTTAGTTTCGTTAACGCCTTATTATCATCTATTTTTGTGGGGTTTTTGCCGCACATTTACGCACCAGAATGGAGAACCATGCCCTGATCGCAAACCAGGCAATTCAGGGCATGTTAGGCAGATTAACCCACGATATCTGACAGACTCAGTTCTTCGCTGATTTGTTTTACCCAAGCTTCAACGCGTTCGTTGGTCAGCTCTGGTTGACGGTCTTCATCGATAGCCAAGCCGATAAAGTGATCGTCATCCGCCAGACCTTTTGACGCTTCGAAATGGTAGCCTGCGGTTGGCCAATGACCGACAATGGCTGCGCCACGCGGTTCGATGATGTCACGTACTGTGCCCATGGCATCACAGAAATATTCCGCATAGTCTTCCTGATCGCCACAGCCAAACAGGGCAACCAGCTTGCCATTGAAATCGATCTCTTCCAGCGTTGGGAAGAAATCATCCCAATCACACTGTGCTTCGCCGTAGTACCAGGTTGGGATCCCGATCAGCAAAATATCGAATTGCTCTAAATCTTCTTTGCTGCTTTTGGCAATGTCGTGAACCTCTGCAACGTCTTTGCCCAGTAGCTTTTGGATCATCTTGGCAATGTTTTCGGTATTGCCTGTGTCGCTGCCAAAGAAAATGCCTACAGTTGCCATATGAAATTTATACCTTTGAATTCAATTAGTTACGTTAGTTGTGGAGCCTGCTGCTCCACAATATAACACATTTTTCATCGTGCTTGTGGAAAGCGCCTTTTTGCTGAGGCTGACTCATCTGATTTTATTAACAGGCTGATTGCTAAGCCATTGTTTCAAAAAAGAGTCATCAGGGACTACGCAGGTGACTAAATCCTTAATAGAAATAAGGAATTAAGTCCTCAGACTGACTATTTCCAATAGGCCGTCATCATGCCAGAAAACATCTCTCTGCTTATATCAAGTTTATGCGATATAAAATTTTCATCTACCGCTCAACCTTGGCAGACGATTGCCGATAACCGAATTGAAACCCGCGGGTTTCGATTGCGGTGCCAAGGAGGGCCTTGTCAAATCGATTTTTGATGAGGAAGGAGAAGTCGTTGGCTGTATGGAACGTCCTAAATCGCTTTTCGGTCATCAAACTCCACCAGAATTTTGTGGCAACAATCCGACAATAAATAGAAAAGGAACGAACATGCAGTTTTTGAAAAATATCACCATCAGGGCAGCGTTACTTTGGGTTCTCGGGGCATTTAGCTTGCTCTGGGGCGGAGTTTCAGCTTACACATTATTATCACTCAATGAGTTAACTCAAGCCTCAAACGCGAATAGCGTTTTGGTCGATAACATCAGCTTGGTCAATCAGGGAACCGATCAGTATTTCCGTATGGTGACCCGATTGAGTCG carries:
- the fur gene encoding ferric iron uptake transcriptional regulator; this translates as MTDNNRALKNAGLKVTLPRLKILEVLQKPDCHHVSAEDLYKKLIDMGEEIGLATVYRVLNQFDDAGIVTRHNFEGGKSVFELTQQHHHDHLICLDCGKVIEFSDESIEVRQREIATQHGIKLTNHSLYLYGHCEGGDCREDETLHDKK
- the fldA gene encoding flavodoxin FldA gives rise to the protein MATVGIFFGSDTGNTENIAKMIQKLLGKDVAEVHDIAKSSKEDLEQFDILLIGIPTWYYGEAQCDWDDFFPTLEEIDFNGKLVALFGCGDQEDYAEYFCDAMGTVRDIIEPRGAAIVGHWPTAGYHFEASKGLADDDHFIGLAIDEDRQPELTNERVEAWVKQISEELSLSDIVG